The genome window TGCAAGTTTGATTAAAGTCTATTCTTTGGGGCGTACTACCGTCGTATACACCAGACGACCTCATACCATCGAAATTGTTTTAGAAAACAAGCATCGAGGTATCCAAGAACCAGAAATCAAAAAAGTAGTTGAAGAACTTCTGGGAAAAAATGAACGGAATACTTACAGTCTTATCAAGAACAAGGGACTTGTCGAGATCTCAGCAGAGCTTTAGTTTTAAAAAAGGTGGTGAAAATATTAAGGTTTCACCACCTTTTATTTTGCCAAAAATCTAAAATTGGTATAGGTAAAAAAAGAGCGCCGATCATTACTGATCAACACTCAATATTATAGAGCCCGAAAAAGATCAAGTGATTTTTCATCTGATCTTTTTTAGATTTTTTCGACTAATTTAACCTTCGGATGTTTATCTTGATACCATCTCAAAGCAAAAGTATTTTCAAATAAATATAAATATCCATCAAAAATGTCTTTCACTAGTAGATTTCGGCTTGAAGAATCGTGTTCATCAACGTTTTCATCTTCGATCCATCGAGCAATTCGATTGCCCATTGGAACCAATTCCACTTCACTGCTGTACTCATTTTGCATCCGGAAAGTAAAAACTTCAAATTGAAGTTGTCCAACCGCGCCCAAAATATAATCTCCAGTCGAAACTTCTTTAAACAGTTGAACTGAACCTTCAGAAACTAACTGATTAACCCCTTTATGATAAGATTTTTGCTTCATTACATTTTTTGCTCGGACGCGACAGAAAAGTTCGGGGGTAAAAGTTGGCAGAGGTGGAAAGCTAAGATTTTTCTTACCCGAATGAATGGTGTCTCCAATTTGATAATTCCCGTTATCAAAAAGGCCGATAATATCCCCCGCAACGGCTTTACTTACCTGTTCATTATCACTAGATTGATTAATGGTTGAAGAATTCAGCTTGAGCCCTTTACCACTACGCTCATTTAGGACTTCCATGCCTTTGTTAAACTCTCCTGAACAAATTCGAATAAAGGCAATTCGATCTCGGTGATGAGGATTCATGTTAGCTTGAATTTTAAAAACAAAGCCTGAAAACGTTGCATCATCTGGCAAAATTACCTGTCCATTAACGTCTTCATGCGTTGCAGGACTTGGTGCCATTTTGACAAATTCATCTAGAAAGGTTTTAACTCCAAAATTGGTTAGAGCTGACCCGAAAAACACCGGAGTTTGTTCACCTGACTGAATTTTCTTAGGATCAAAAGAATTGCCAGCCTCCTTTAAAAGTTCAACTTCATTAAAAGCTTCTTGAAAAATCGGTTCTTTAAAAATTTGATCAGCGGGAATCCCATTTTCAATTGAAACCACTTTAACTTCACCATTTGGTAAATTGAGCTCTATCCTTTTTTGAGAAATATTATAAATTCCCCGGAAATTTTTACCCATCCCAATCGGCCAATTCATTGG of Xylocopilactobacillus apicola contains these proteins:
- a CDS encoding peptide chain release factor 3, which codes for MEEKTNLTQEIEKRRTFAIISHPDAGKTTITEQFLLASNVIRSAGTVKGRKSGKFAQSDWMEIEKKRGISVTSTVLEFNYQDCKINLLDTPGHQDFSEDTYRTLSAVDSAVMVIDSAKGIEAQTKKLFQVTKQRGIPLFTFMNKLDREGRSPMDLVDEIENTLGIEGYPMNWPIGMGKNFRGIYNISQKRIELNLPNGEVKVVSIENGIPADQIFKEPIFQEAFNEVELLKEAGNSFDPKKIQSGEQTPVFFGSALTNFGVKTFLDEFVKMAPSPATHEDVNGQVILPDDATFSGFVFKIQANMNPHHRDRIAFIRICSGEFNKGMEVLNERSGKGLKLNSSTINQSSDNEQVSKAVAGDIIGLFDNGNYQIGDTIHSGKKNLSFPPLPTFTPELFCRVRAKNVMKQKSYHKGVNQLVSEGSVQLFKEVSTGDYILGAVGQLQFEVFTFRMQNEYSSEVELVPMGNRIARWIEDENVDEHDSSSRNLLVKDIFDGYLYLFENTFALRWYQDKHPKVKLVEKI
- a CDS encoding DUF1827 family protein, coding for MKLVNTTNSYSSLVENQLLNTDASLIKVYSLGRTTVVYTRRPHTIEIVLENKHRGIQEPEIKKVVEELLGKNERNTYSLIKNKGLVEISAEL